One window of Catharus ustulatus isolate bCatUst1 chromosome 3, bCatUst1.pri.v2, whole genome shotgun sequence genomic DNA carries:
- the DLL1 gene encoding delta-like protein 1, which yields MGGRFLLTLAVLSVLLSRCQVGSSGVFELKLQEFVNKKGLLSNRNCCRGGGPGAGGLQQCDCKTFFRVCLKHYQASVSPEPPCTYGSAITPVLGANSFSVPDGAGGADPAFSNPIRFPFGFTWPGTFSLIIEALHTDSPDDLTTENPERLISRLATQRHLAVGEEWSQDLHSSGRTDLKYSYRFVCDEHYYGEGCSVFCRPRDDAFGHFTCGERGEKVCNPGWKGQYCTEPICLPGCDEQHGFCDKPGECKCRVGWQGRYCDECIRYPGCLHGTCQQPWQCNCQEGWGGLFCNQDLNYCTHHKPCKNGATCTNTGQGSYTCSCRPGYTGSNCEIEINECDANPCKNGGSCTDLENSYSCTCPPGFYGKNCELSAMTCADGPCFNGGRCTDNPDGGYSCRCPLGYSGFNCEKKIDYCSSSPCANGAQCVDLGNSYICQCQAGFTGRHCDDNVDDCASFPCVNGGTCQDGINDYSCTCPPGYNGKNCSTPVSRCEHNPCHNGATCHERNNRYVCECARGYGGLNCQFLLPEPPQGPVIVDFTEKYTEGQNSQFPWIAVCAGIILVLMLLLGCAAVVVCVRLRVQKRHHQPDACRSETETMNNLANCQREKDISISVIGATQIKNTNKKVDFHSDNSDKNGYKVRYPSVDYNLVHELKNEDSVKEEHSKCEAKCETYDSEAEEKSAVQLKSDTSERKRPDSVYSTSKDTKYQSVYVISEEKDECIIATEV from the exons ATGGGAGGTCGGTTCCTGCTGACACTCGCCGTCCTCTCGGTGCTGCTGAGCCGCTGCCAG GTCGGCTCCTCCGGGGTCTTCGAGCTGAAGCTGCAGGAGTTTGTCAATAAGAAGGGGCTGCTCAGCAACCGCAACTGCTgccgcgggggcggccccggcgccgGCGGGCTCCAGCAGTGCGACTGCAAGACCTTCTTCCGCGTCTGCCTCAAGCACTACCAGGCCAGCGTGTCCCCCGAGCCGCCCTGCACCTACGGCAGCGCCATCACCCCCGTCCTGGGCGCCAACTCCTTCAGCGTCCCCGACGGCGCGGGCGGCGCCGACCCCGCCTTCAGCAATCCCATCCGCTTCCCCTTCGGCTTCACCTGGCCC GGCACCTTCTCACTCATCATCGAGGCTCTGCATACGGACTCGCCTGATGACCTCACCACCG AAAACCCTGAGCGCCTCATCAGCCGCCTGGCCACCCAGAGACACCTGGCAGTGGGTGAAGAGTGGTCCCAGGACCTGCACAGCAGCGGCCGCACTGACCTCAAGTACTCCTATCGCTTCGTGTGTGATGAGCACTACTATGGAGAAGGCTGCTCTGTCTTCTGCCGCCCCCGGGACGATGCCTTTGGCCACTTCACCTGTGGAGAGCGTGGAGAGAAAGTCTGCAACCCCGGCTGGAAAGGCCAGTACTGCACTGAGC CAATTTGTTTGCCTGGATGTGACGAGCAACATGGCTTTTGCGACAAGCCTGGGGAATGCAA atgcaGAGTGGGCTGGCAGGGGCGATATTGTGATGAGTGCATCCGATACCCAGGCTGCCTTCATGGTACCTGTCAGCAGCCGTGGCAGTGCAACTGCCAGGAAGGCTGGGGTGGCCTTTTCTGTAACCAGG ACCTGAACTACTGCACCCATCACAAGCCCTGCAAGAATGGTGCCACGTGCACCAATACTGGTCAGGGGAGCTACACTTGTTCCTGCCGACCTGGGTACACAGGCTCCAACTGTGAGATTGAAATCAATGAATGTGACGCCAACCCTTGCAAGAATGGTGGAAGCTGCACT GATCTGGAGAACAGCTACTCCTGCACCTGCCCCCCAGGCTTCTATGGGAAGAACTGTGAGCTGAGCGCGATGACTTGTGCTGACGGGCCGTGCTTCAATGGTGGGCGCTGCACCGACAACCCTGACGGGGGCTACAGCTGCCGTTGCCCGCTGGGTTATTCTGGGTTcaactgtgaaaagaaaatcgattactgcagctccagcccttgtGCTAATG GAGCCCAGTGTGTCGATCTGGGGAACTCCTATATctgccagtgccaggctggctTCACTGGGAGACACTGTGATGACAACGTGGACGACTGCGCCTCCTTCCCCTGTGTCAACGGAGGGACCTGCCAGGATGGCATCAATGACTATTCCTGCACCTGCCCCCCAGGATACAACGGGAAGAACTGCAGCACCCCGGTGAGCAGATGTGAACACAACCCTTGCCACAATGGGGCCACCTGCCACGAAAGAAACAACCGCTATGTCTGTGAGTGTGCCCGGGGCTATGGCGGGCTCAACTGCCAGTTTCTGCTCCCTGAGCCACCTCAGGGACCCGTCATCGTTGACTTCACTGAAAAGTACACAGAAGGCCAGAACTCCCAGTTCCCCTGGATCGCCGTCTGCGCTGGGATTATTCTGGTCctcatgctgctgctggggtgtgcTGCTGTGGTTGTCTGCGTCAGGCTCAGAGTGCAGAAGAGGCACCACCAGCCTGATGCCTGCAGGAGTGAGACTGAGACCATGAATAACCTGGCAAACTGCCAGCGTGAGAAGGACATCTCCATAAGTGTCATTGGTGCCACTcagattaaaaacacaaataagaAAGTAGACTTTCACAGCGATAACTCTGATAAAAATGGCTACAAAGTCAGATACCCATCAGTGGATTACAATTTGGTGCATGAACTCAAGAATGAGGACTCAGTTAAGGAGGAGCACAGCAAATGTGAAGCCAAGTGTGAAACGTATGATtcagaggcagaggagaaaagtGCAGTACAACTAAAGAG TGATACTTCTGAAAGAAAGCGACCAGATTCAGTATATTCCACTTCAAAGGACACAAAGTACCAGTCGGTGTATGTCATATCAGAAGAGAAAGACGAGTGCATCATAGCAACTGAG gtGTAA